Within the Gloeobacter kilaueensis JS1 genome, the region ATCGTTGCCGGGGCGGCTGTCGTCGAGTTGCCCGCGATAGGCCAGTTTTTGATCGGCGTCAAAGAGAAAAAAGTCGGGCGTGCAGGCGGCCTCGTACGCTTTGGCGGTCTGCTGGCTCTCGTCGTACAGCAGCGAAAAGACGAAACCTACCTCCTTGACCATCTCCTTGAGGCTCTCGGGGCGGTCGTCGGGATAGTTGGCCGCGTCGTTGGAGCTGATGGCGACGATGCCCAGGTCTTTGTCGCCGTAGTCTTTGCCCAGCCGGGCCAGTTCGTCTTGGACATGTTTGACGAACGGGCAGTGGCGGCAGATGAACATCACGAGCAGTCCCTTTTTACCCTTGAAGGTGGCGAGGCTGACCGTCTTACCGGTGGTTACATCCGGCAGAGCAAAATCCGGAGCCTGCGTCCCCAGATCGAGCATCGTCGAGGCAGTGCGGGCCATGGTGCGTCTCCAGTAATTTTCCGCACCATCCATTTTACGGGTGGGGAGAGCCCGCTATCGGTTCAGCGCTGGGCTGATTCTTCTGGAACGATGGCGAAGGACAGCTTCTGATTGCGCCGCAATAGGGTGATGAGCGAGCGCACACCTACCTGTCGGTCATCCAGTAATCGGTGCAGGGCGTCGATGTCGCCGACCGGCTCATCGCCAAAGGCAAGAATGACATCGCCCTCCTGCAAGCCGGCCTTTG harbors:
- a CDS encoding thioredoxin family protein, coding for MARTASTMLDLGTQAPDFALPDVTTGKTVSLATFKGKKGLLVMFICRHCPFVKHVQDELARLGKDYGDKDLGIVAISSNDAANYPDDRPESLKEMVKEVGFVFSLLYDESQQTAKAYEAACTPDFFLFDADQKLAYRGQLDDSRPGNDLPVTGKDLRAAIDAVLAGHAPTAEQKPSIGCNIKWKAGNHPAYYG